One genomic window of Halorhabdus sp. CBA1104 includes the following:
- a CDS encoding HVO_2523 family zinc finger protein yields MSETGGRPCSRCGRPLFSRHCKYVCPAHGVVYDCADTFY; encoded by the coding sequence ATGAGCGAGACCGGTGGCCGTCCCTGTTCCCGCTGTGGTCGCCCCCTCTTTTCGCGCCACTGCAAGTACGTCTGTCCGGCCCACGGCGTCGTCTACGACTGTGCGGACACGTTCTATTGA
- a CDS encoding TVP38/TMEM64 family protein, translating into MHPAVRRQAVAIGVVLVVAALATVTSSPTDVLAAVEAVTDSPLAFIGVLTVCYAVRPLVLWPISLLSILAGYGLGAAIGVPVALVGAVLTCLPPYVLARRAPRETGLFGRLHRRSREAVTAVGERRGVVAARLLPVPADVISYGAGLSTVSTRAFVTGTFLGEIPWVAAGVLTGSSMRTLTLAGASESLPLLLGAGGLGILVLAGPTIRHLQRRDRLPTLDSLSS; encoded by the coding sequence ATGCACCCGGCGGTCCGACGACAGGCGGTGGCAATCGGGGTGGTCCTCGTGGTCGCTGCGCTCGCGACCGTGACGAGTTCGCCCACAGACGTACTCGCCGCCGTCGAAGCTGTCACGGACTCGCCACTCGCGTTCATCGGCGTCCTCACTGTCTGCTATGCCGTCCGGCCGCTGGTTCTCTGGCCGATCTCGCTTCTCTCGATTCTCGCCGGCTACGGACTGGGCGCGGCCATCGGTGTCCCCGTCGCACTGGTTGGGGCGGTACTCACCTGTCTGCCACCCTACGTCCTGGCCAGGCGTGCTCCCCGAGAGACAGGCCTGTTCGGTCGCCTCCACCGGCGAAGCCGCGAGGCCGTCACAGCGGTGGGTGAGCGCCGTGGAGTCGTCGCCGCCCGCCTGTTACCCGTGCCCGCCGATGTGATCTCGTACGGTGCCGGACTCTCGACGGTATCGACCCGCGCGTTCGTCACCGGCACCTTCCTCGGCGAGATTCCGTGGGTCGCCGCGGGCGTCCTGACTGGCTCGTCGATGCGGACGCTCACGCTTGCGGGAGCCAGCGAGAGCTTGCCGCTACTGCTCGGTGCAGGTGGACTGGGGATCCTCGTCCTGGCTGGCCCGACGATCCGCCATCTCCAGCGCCGGGATCGACTCCCGACGCTGGACTCGCTGAGTTCCTGA
- a CDS encoding DUF5830 family protein produces the protein MPAESGGPDPGDPDPVELGVALLAHCEDPALSVAEAVDRLETITTDPRVTREILETAEADGIIEREETTIEPVGGNYVNFERQIIVRDGEFTCQRCGAEISTGHFVNFDAGELGPFGSSCIRKVTGRE, from the coding sequence ATGCCGGCCGAGTCTGGCGGGCCAGATCCCGGGGACCCAGATCCGGTCGAACTCGGGGTGGCGTTGCTGGCCCATTGTGAGGATCCGGCGTTGTCGGTCGCCGAGGCGGTCGATCGCCTAGAGACGATCACGACCGATCCCCGCGTCACTCGCGAAATCTTAGAGACGGCCGAGGCAGACGGGATCATCGAACGCGAGGAGACGACGATCGAACCTGTCGGTGGCAACTACGTCAACTTCGAGCGCCAGATAATCGTCCGAGACGGGGAGTTTACCTGCCAACGATGCGGAGCCGAGATCTCGACGGGTCACTTTGTCAACTTCGATGCAGGCGAACTCGGTCCCTTTGGCTCGTCGTGCATCCGGAAGGTGACTGGTCGGGAGTGA
- a CDS encoding transposase, producing MCGELLADHDHAGEFVVIDGTHIAAWANTREEIENGDVEGASWGKHEGSFYGYKVFLVVDAASELPVAITMETGKRNDTVAFEPLIEEFDERYDTENLQAALADAGFDSQGNREFCQEKLDCPLLTAINPRRSSSLKKIRDDIKQLFEERDDGFDSPYEALEELPQQLLQDYGVEAGSVEETYIFQAIKERMHRHLRAGVERVFSRLKSFTGLDRVRARKENNVETHVVLSAVALVAASLTAHRHDKPGLIRSPGRLI from the coding sequence ATGTGTGGCGAGTTGCTCGCCGATCACGATCATGCTGGCGAGTTCGTCGTGATCGACGGCACGCACATCGCCGCTTGGGCAAATACACGCGAGGAGATCGAAAACGGGGACGTTGAAGGTGCAAGCTGGGGCAAACACGAGGGCTCGTTCTACGGGTATAAGGTGTTTCTTGTCGTCGATGCCGCAAGTGAATTGCCGGTCGCCATCACGATGGAGACCGGCAAGCGAAACGACACTGTGGCGTTTGAACCGCTCATCGAGGAATTCGATGAGCGGTACGACACCGAGAATCTTCAGGCAGCACTGGCTGATGCAGGTTTCGACAGTCAGGGCAACCGCGAGTTCTGCCAGGAGAAGCTAGACTGTCCGCTGTTGACGGCAATCAATCCACGCCGCTCGTCGTCTCTGAAGAAGATCAGAGACGACATCAAGCAACTGTTCGAGGAACGCGATGACGGGTTTGACAGTCCATACGAAGCACTGGAAGAGCTCCCACAGCAACTTCTCCAAGACTACGGTGTTGAGGCCGGGAGCGTCGAGGAGACGTACATTTTCCAAGCGATCAAAGAGCGGATGCATCGACACCTGCGAGCAGGTGTCGAGCGGGTGTTCTCTCGACTGAAGTCGTTCACTGGACTTGATCGCGTCCGCGCACGCAAGGAGAACAACGTCGAGACCCACGTCGTTCTCTCAGCGGTCGCGCTGGTTGCAGCGTCACTGACCGCACACCGCCACGACAAACCGGGACTGATACGATCTCCAGGGCGACTCATCTGA
- a CDS encoding site-specific integrase yields MSWIREPLDDDELDRLLDAAAGMDLAHEFTVRTLAHTGLRADEFAHLTSDWLDWQNEQVRVPGEQGDWTPKTVHAARTIPVRDPDTLRVLREFFKRNDDVGVTRKAVYERVVRVADETTIRKKVTPHVLRHTYGTLIARNGATAQYIRQTMGHADLSSANAYIEYTGRQLADEADDVWG; encoded by the coding sequence ATGAGTTGGATACGCGAACCGCTCGATGACGACGAACTCGATCGCCTGCTCGACGCCGCAGCCGGGATGGACCTCGCTCACGAGTTTACCGTGCGAACGCTCGCCCACACGGGCCTGCGGGCTGACGAATTCGCGCACCTGACGAGCGACTGGCTCGACTGGCAGAACGAACAGGTCCGCGTCCCTGGCGAGCAAGGCGACTGGACGCCGAAAACCGTCCACGCTGCCCGGACGATTCCCGTTCGCGATCCCGACACCCTCCGAGTACTCCGGGAGTTCTTCAAACGGAACGACGACGTGGGCGTCACTCGCAAGGCGGTCTACGAGCGCGTCGTGCGCGTCGCCGACGAGACCACGATCCGCAAGAAGGTGACGCCACACGTCCTCCGACACACCTACGGGACGCTGATCGCCCGGAACGGGGCGACGGCCCAGTACATCCGCCAGACGATGGGCCACGCCGATCTGTCCAGCGCGAACGCCTACATCGAGTACACTGGCCGACAGCTGGCCGACGAGGCCGACGACGTCTGGGGGTGA
- a CDS encoding DUF6339 family protein: MARLYELTVNGRKDVDDESFLFGGEDYDEEWARRHRKETELRADLDRVEEKLEEAMDKYDPEDEETEGIEKIDQFVAPTIHDAINITPREAAREGIWHYLAVVEFPEFVRHRWPPDATQRTRQSMKEKFLGRHRDVYSNAFHRLWWIAELTHNSNLDDEYRRTVEALETQRLANTIFDRDFHRSPEVVQACVEALAGESNDVIEQVTYRINHGFSAVSLEAMSQTEIQDRVETIRDEIVYRD; this comes from the coding sequence ATGGCACGACTGTACGAACTCACAGTGAATGGACGAAAGGACGTCGACGACGAGTCGTTCCTCTTCGGAGGGGAAGACTACGACGAAGAGTGGGCAAGGAGACACCGGAAAGAGACAGAACTACGTGCCGACTTGGATCGCGTCGAAGAGAAGCTCGAAGAGGCGATGGACAAGTACGATCCCGAGGACGAGGAGACAGAAGGCATCGAGAAGATAGACCAGTTCGTAGCGCCGACGATTCACGACGCGATCAACATCACCCCACGCGAGGCCGCCCGAGAGGGGATCTGGCACTACCTCGCCGTCGTCGAATTTCCAGAATTCGTCCGCCATCGGTGGCCACCCGACGCAACACAACGAACCAGGCAATCGATGAAAGAGAAGTTTCTCGGTCGGCACCGAGACGTCTACTCGAATGCTTTCCACCGGCTCTGGTGGATTGCCGAGCTGACCCACAACTCGAACTTAGACGACGAGTACCGCCGTACCGTCGAAGCGCTGGAAACTCAGCGGTTGGCAAACACCATCTTCGACCGCGACTTCCACCGTTCACCCGAGGTCGTCCAAGCCTGTGTAGAGGCTCTCGCGGGAGAGTCCAACGACGTCATCGAACAGGTCACCTACCGTATCAACCACGGATTCTCGGCTGTCTCTCTCGAAGCGATGTCTCAGACAGAGATCCAGGACCGCGTGGAGACCATTCGCGACGAGATCGTCTATCGCGACTAG